The following are from one region of the Myxocyprinus asiaticus isolate MX2 ecotype Aquarium Trade chromosome 2, UBuf_Myxa_2, whole genome shotgun sequence genome:
- the znf16l gene encoding zinc finger protein 16-like, whose translation MNRKRNHCYIETGQSSESQSALMDNTGAFNRDEEDFSELEPDEQLVCSVTEITEHLGRNITVVLESALSEIRKLVNVRIRVLKMELREKSEEIELLKAKLESTEKDGGRVPNSSILEFRKSDHQPGQKHGTDPKKAKLGTPVVKKENINAICDYLMKDKNQRGGAEVESDQSDQAFGSDRDIRTKPQPHTHLSLWTDSAPGDTDTDTDIFNMLPSASKRMYDYEWMAGVELNSDFKGDTETKCENVLGVDDEDENNDSGGGRESLRSVSDPNAAHFPLETQGSPLEDRSSPAEDSVDRMEPGQQFSAHTFICPFCGTLCPDSSFLEEHVKLMHHDESTQALQSPAGASSSHTEGEFGEVGRVLVGPEGPAGRGAREKKVEGGYECGDCGRHFNYLGNLRQHQRIHTGEKPFVCPECGERFRHAARLKSHRLSHSGAQSPFPCPQCGKGFPVLSGLKRHQRVHTGESPYACPQCGRRFKELGNLYTHMRIHSGATPYSCYQCGRSFRHLGTYKSHRCMPAAQLPSGHSPAWAQEDKVQTG comes from the exons ATGAACCGAAAAAGAAACCACTGCTATATAGAAACGGGACAGTCTTCGGAGTCCCAGAGCGCGTTAATGGACAACACAGGGGCTTTCAACCGTGACGAGGAGGATTTCTCCGAGCTGGAACCCGATGAGCAGCTGGTATGTTCAGTGACCGAGATCACGGAGCATCTGGGCAGGAACATCACGGTGGTGCTGGAGTCCGCGCTGTCCGAGATACGCAAACTGGTCAACGTTCGAATCCGCGTCCTGAAGATGGAGCTCCGCGAGAAAAGCGAAGAGATCGAGCTGCTTAAGGCCAAACTGGAGTCGACGGAGAAAGACGGAGGAAGAGTTCCCAACTCCAGCATCCTGGAGTTCAGGAAATCAGACCACCAACCGGGCCAGAAACACGGTACCGACCCGAAGAAAGCCAAACTCGGGACTCCCGTGGTGAAGAAGGAGAACATCAACGCGATCTGCGACTATCTGATGAAGGACAAGAACCAGCGCGGTGGTGCTGAAGTGGAGAGCGACCAGAGCGATCAGGCCTTTGGATCAGATCGGGATATACGGACCAAACCGCAACCGCACACGCATCTGAGCCTGTGGACGGACAGCGCTCCCGGAGACACGGACACAGACACGGACATCTTCAACATGCTGCCGTCCGCCAGTAAACGCATGTATGACTATGAGTGGATGGCTGGAGTGGAGCTCAACTCCGATTTTAAGG gTGATACGGAAACAAAGTGTGAGAATGTTCTCGGTGTGGATGACGAGGATGAAAATAACGACTctggaggaggaagagaaagtTTAAGATCAGTGTCTGACCCAAACGCTGCCCATTTTCCTCTGGAAACTCAGGGCTCCCCGCTGGAAGACAGGAGCAGCCCAGCGGAGGACAGTGTGGACAGAATGGAGCCAG GTCAGCAGTTCTCCGCTCACACATTCATTTGCCCCTTCTGTGGAACTCTCTGCCCCGACTCTTCATTCCTGGAGGAACATGTAAAGCTCATGCACCATGACGAGAGTACCCAGGCTCTGCAGTCCCCTGCGGGTGCTTCCTCCTCTCACACAGAGGGTGAATTTGGTGAAGTGGGGCGAGTTCTGGTAGGCCCAGAAGGACCTGCCGGGAGGGGAGCACGGGAGAAGAAAGTGGAGGGCGGCTATGAGTGTGGTGACTGTGGCCGTCATTTCAACTATTTGGGCAACCTACGGCAGCACCAGCGCATCCACACCGGCGAGAAGCCCTTCGTCTGCCCAGAATGCGGGGAACGTTTCCGGCACGCTGCACGTCTCAAGAGCCACCGGCTCAGCCACAGTGGAGCCCAGAGCCCCTTCCCCTGCCCGCAGTGCGGTAAAGGCTTCCCGGTGTTGTCCGGACTAAAACGGCACCAGCGTGTACATACGGGAGAGAGCCCTTATGCTTGTCCCCAGTGTGGTCGCAGATTTAAAGAGCTTGGTAATTTATATACACACATGCGCATTCACAGTGGCGCCACACCCTACTCTTGCTACCAGTGTGGGCGGAGCTTCAGGCATCTAGGCACATACAAGAGTCATCGCTGTATGCCTGCTGCCCAGTTACCCAGTGGGCATAGTCCAGCATGGGCACAGGAGGACAAAGTGCAGACTGGGTAA